In Mytilus trossulus isolate FHL-02 chromosome 14, PNRI_Mtr1.1.1.hap1, whole genome shotgun sequence, a genomic segment contains:
- the LOC134697539 gene encoding uncharacterized protein LOC134697539: MLPKIHKTGNPGRPIVSAKSHPTEKISEFVDHHLRPHVKELPSFIQDTTDYLKKMESLNPLPSNTILASMDVSSLYTNIPQDEGIAACEEAWNTRSEKNPPTECLVTLLKLVLENNNFSFNEKHYLQIDGTSMGTKMAPSYANIFMGQLKKRLLASAPYQPLSWFRFIDDIDFKWTDSQEHLNEFLEHCNSFHHSIKFTSEFSMEKINFLDTTSYIKNGTIITDLHTKQTDKHQFLSPKSCHPKHCSRGIPFSQALRIKRICSNENTKDARLGQLRKHLVVRGYNNNIIDSAFERSNKTSRQELLEYKDKNKAANRTPLVLTYHPDFKNVSSIVQKHWKIIENDLNLKKVFSSPPVMAFRRPKNIRDKLVTSVLAKQPTPSPGCYKQCGRRNCLCCKAANTSSSFISSVTKQNYTIYSNSNCKTENSIYILTCDTCGIQYVGETMDKFNIRLNNHRSSYKTNKNCPLTRHLRSTKHPFENVTFQIIEVNTEWDTTARRRRENFWIHQLHTLEPDGLNEKDEKRYRKDKE, from the coding sequence ATGTTGcctaaaatacataaaacgGGCAATCCAGGTCGACCAATTGTATCAGCGAAAAGTCATCCAACTGAAAAGATATCAGAATTTGTAGACCATCATCTAAGACCTCATGTGAAAGAACTACCATCATTCATTCAAGACACAACTGATTATCTAAAGAAAATGGAAAGCCTCAATCCTTTACCAAGCAATACTATACTTGCATCCATGGACGTGTCTTCTTTATATACCAACATTCCACAAGACGAAGGAATAGCAGCGTGTGAAGAGGCATGGAACACTCGTAGTGAAAAAAATCCTCCTACCGAGTGCCTTGTTACACTTCTCAAACTAGTACTGGAGAATAACAACTTCTCTTTCAATGAAAAACACTATCTCCAGATAGACGGTACTAGTATGGGCACAAAAATGGCACCGTCATATGCCAACATATTTATGGGCCAACTTAAAAAACGCCTCTTGGCTAGTGCTCCATATCAGCCCTTATCATGGTTCCGATTCATTGACgatattgatttcaaatggaCAGATTCACAAGAACATCTTAATGAATTTCTAGAACACTGTAACTCTTTCCaccattcaataaaatttacatcTGAATTCTCTATGGAGAAAATTAACTTCCTCGATACTACGAGTTACATCAAGAACGGAACCATTATAACGGACCTTCATACcaaacaaacggacaaacatCAATTCCTTTCTCCAAAAAGTTGCCATCCTAAACACTGCTCCCGTGGTATCCCATTCAGCCAGGCATTACGAATCAAGAGAATATGCTCTAATGAAAATACGAAAGATGCTAGACTTGGACAACTTCGTAAACATCTAGTTGTTCGAGGATACAATAACAACATCATTGATAGCGCTTTCGAAAGATCAAACAAAACTAGTCGCCAAGAACTTCTTGAGTACAAAGATAAGAATAAAGCAGCTAACAGAACACCCCTCGTACTCACTTACCatcctgattttaaaaatgtgtcatccATTGTTCAGAAGCAttggaaaattatagaaaatgatttaaatctaaaaaaagtattttcatcaCCACCAGTCATGGCCTTCAGAAGACCTAAAAACATCCGTGACAAATTAGTGACTTCTGTATTAGCAAAGCAGCCTACTCCATCGCCCGGTTGCTACAAACAATGTGGTCGAAggaattgtttgtgttgtaaagCTGCCAATACAAGCAGTTCTTTCATCAGCTCCGttactaaacaaaattataccatCTACTCAAATTCCAACTGCAAAACGGAgaactcaatttatatattaacatgtgaCACTTGTGGCATTCAGTATGTGGGAgaaacaatggacaaatttaatATTCGGCTTAATAACCATCGTTCATCgtacaaaaccaacaaaaactgtCCTCTCACAAGACATCTTCGTTCAACGAAACATCCttttgaaaatgtcactttCCAAATTATAGAAGTCAACACCGAGTGGGACACCACGGCGAGAAGGAGAAGAGAAAACTTTTGGATCCACCAACTCCACACTTTAGAACCTGATGGTCTTAACGAAAAAGACGAGAAAAGATACaggaaagataaagaataa